One genomic segment of Bombus vancouverensis nearcticus chromosome 11, iyBomVanc1_principal, whole genome shotgun sequence includes these proteins:
- the Sp1 gene encoding transcription factor Sp8 isoform X2, with the protein MLTDMTPAAAGQLYPQLQSIAKSPVHGHVDHPGLRGTPLAMLAAQCNKLSSKSPPPLADAAVGKGFHPWKKSPQSSGSSPQHSAGSGGGGGGGGGGGGGGGGGGGGGCTTTGVSQRPAATSSAGSTTGGYARAPVTSCASTAPQYGSDLYFPGTASAQPAGDPHHHQSSLLGKVEGATLGSVYGRHPYESWPFNAMPGATHGGIKASDGWWDVHGAATAGGWLDVGSTVGVGVHAAQMANYSADYSTSLALAGNHLLTTATTAGHNLLQDTYKSMLPGGPPGFGLHHHAAATASASAGAGSPQGSGGGVGVGAGGVSQAPSPRSQRRYTGRATCDCPNCQEAERLGPAGVHLRKKNIHSCHIPGCGKVYGKTSHLKAHLRWHTGERPFVCNWLFCGKRFTRSDELQRHLRTHTGEKRFACPVCNKRFMRSDHLAKHVKTHSSSSSSSGSKGKGGAGSSSAESCSDSEDNGSQQSPTSSSVPPQPQPPPPPQQQQQQQPPQQPAQPAQAQHQQQQQQQQQQALVAAAAAAAAAAAAAVAAGQDTTNNTTSQTTTTTSLGHQPTTPMTPIQMTPPPLTPHHPHHPHLPPLMHHPHHHATSVPAAAHHPHAGMSMH; encoded by the coding sequence GATCATCCAGGTTTACGAGGTACACCGTTGGCGATGCTCGCGGCTCAGTGCAACAAATTGAGCAGCAAGAGTCCACCGCCTTTGGCCGATGCGGCGGTGGGCAAAGGTTTCCACCCGTGGAAGAAGAGTCCGCAGAGCAGTGGCAGCTCGCCGCAGCACTCCGCTGGAAGCGGTGGCGGTGGAGGCGGAGGAggtgggggagggggagggggcgggggtggaggaggaggtggaTGCACAACGACCGGAGTCAGTCAAAGACCGGCGGCGACGAGCAGCGCCGGCAGCACGACCGGCGGCTACGCGAGAGCGCCGGTGACTTCCTGCGCGTCGACCGCGCCTCAATACGGCAGCGACCTGTACTTTCCTGGAACAGCGAGCGCCCAACCGGCCGGCGATCCGCATCATCATCAAAGCAGCCTGCTCGGTAAGGTCGAGGGAGCGACCTTGGGCTCGGTGTACGGCCGACATCCGTACGAGTCGTGGCCGTTCAACGCGATGCCGGGCGCGACACACGGCGGTATCAAAGCGAGCGACGGTTGGTGGGACGTTCACGGGGCCGCGACAGCCGGCGGATGGCTGGACGTCGGCAGCACGGTCGGCGTCGGTGTGCATGCCGCGCAAATGGCCAACTACTCGGCCGACTACTCGACGAGCCTAGCGCTCGCGGGCAATCATTTGCTGACCACCGCGACCACCGCCGGCCACAATCTCCTTCAAGACACGTACAAATCGATGTTGCCGGGAGGCCCTCCCGGGTTCGGTCTTCACCATCACGCGGCCGCGACGGCGAGCGCGAGCGCCGGTGCCGGTAGCCCTCAGGGGAGCGGCGGCGGCGTCGGCGTTGGGGCAGGCGGCGTTAGCCAAGCCCCGTCGCCGCGCTCCCAAAGACGCTACACCGGACGTGCGACCTGCGACTGTCCGAATTGTCAAGAAGCCGAGAGACTCGGTCCGGCCGGCGTACATCTCAGGAAGAAGAACATCCATAGCTGTCACATACCCGGCTGCGGTAAGGTCTACGGGAAAACGTCGCATCTGAAGGCCCACTTACGGTGGCACACTGGTGAGCGACCGTTTGTTTGCAACTGGCTTTTCTGTGGCAAGCGGTTCACACGTTCGGATGAGTTGCAGCGGCACCTTCGAACCCACACCGGCGAAAAGAGATTCGCCTGCCCGGTCTGCAACAAGCGGTTCATGCGCAGCGACCATCTCGCGAAGCACGTCAAGACccacagcagcagcagcagcagcagcggcaGCAAGGGCAAGGGGGGAGCGGGGAGCTCGTCAGCCGAGTCCTGCTCCGACAGCGAGGACAACGGGAGTCAGCAGAGTCCCACTTCCAGCTCGGTGCCGCCGCAGCCgcagccgccgccgccgccgcagcagcagcagcagcagcagccaccGCAGCAACCGGCCCAACCGGCTCAGGCCCAGcaccagcagcagcagcagcagcagcagcagcaggctctggtggcggcggcggcggcggcggcggcggcagcggcagcggcggtggcggcgggcCAGGACACCACCAACAACACCACATCCCagaccaccaccaccaccagtCTCGGCCATCAGCCGACAACGCCCATGACCCCAATACAGATGACCCCTCCACCTCTGACCCCACACCATCCCCACCACCCGCATCTCCCTCCTCTAATGCACCATCCGCATCATCACGCAACCTCCGTCCCGGCGGCGGCCCACCACCCGCACGCGGGGATGAGCATGCACTGA